A single genomic interval of Antechinus flavipes isolate AdamAnt ecotype Samford, QLD, Australia chromosome 1, AdamAnt_v2, whole genome shotgun sequence harbors:
- the CHMP5 gene encoding charged multivesicular body protein 5 has product MNRFFGKAKPKAPPPSLTDCIGTVDSRAESIDKKISRLDSELVKYKDQIKKMREGPAKNMVKQKALRVLKQKRMYEQQRDNLSQQSFNMEQANYTIQSLKDTKTTVDAMKLGVKEMKKAYKQVKIDQIEDIQDQLEDMMEDANEIQEALSRSYGTPEIDEDDLEAELDALGDELLADEDSSYLDEAASAPAIPEGVPSDAKNKDGVLVDEFGLPQIPAT; this is encoded by the exons ATGAACCGATTCTTCGGCAAAGCGAAGCCCAAGGCGCCGCCACCCAGCTTGACTGACTGCATCGGCACG GTTGATAGCAGGGCAGAATCAATTGACAAGAAGATTTCTAGACTTGATTCAGAGCTAGTAAAGTATAAAGATCAGATAAAAAAGATGAGAGAAGGACCTGCAAAG aATATGGTAAAACAGAAAGCCTTGAGAGTGTTAAAGCAGAAGCGAAT GTATGAACAACAACGGGACAATCTTTCACAACAGTCTTTTAATATGGAACAAGCAAATTATACTATCCAGTCATTGAAAGACACCAAAACAAcg gtgGATGCTATGAAATTAGgtgtaaaagaaatgaagaaagcatACAAGCAAGTCAAAATTGACCAAATTGAG GATATCCAAGACCAATTGGAAGATATGATGGAAGATGCAAATGAAATCCAAGAGGCGCTGAGCAGGAGTTATGGAACTCCAGAAATTGATGAAGATGATTTAGAGGCTG aATTGGATGCACTTGGGGATGAGCTCTTAGCTGATGAAGACAGCTCTTACTTAGATGAGGCAGCATCTGCACCAGCAATTCCTGAAGGTGTTCCTAGCGATGCAAAAAACAAG GATGGTGTACTGGTGGATGAGTTTGGATTGCCACAGATTCCAGCTACATAG